A stretch of the Paucidesulfovibrio longus DSM 6739 genome encodes the following:
- the pheS gene encoding phenylalanine--tRNA ligase subunit alpha, whose translation MSKELQSFIEGLESLARDCEPKAGQARSLKELEELKIEFLGRKGRLAAIMADLRELSDEDKPAAGKKANEVKTALTEQLESRQKRLERAETDEGLSRFDPTLPGRKPWAGSLHPVTLVMDEICDVFTGLGFEVVSGPEVENDWYNFEALNMPPDHPARDMQDTLYVSDRILLRTHTSSLQIRTMLDRKPPVAAVAPGRVYRRDSDLTHTPMFHQIEGFLADKNVSMADLRGTLASFVRQLFGADVSVRFRPSFFPFTEPSAEVDISCFNCGGKGEKDGNTCRVCKGTGWVEILGCGMIDPNVFKSVGYDPEEIQGFAFGLGVERVAMLKYGIGDLRMFFENDVRFLEQFC comes from the coding sequence ATGTCCAAAGAATTGCAGTCCTTTATTGAAGGACTTGAGAGCCTGGCCCGCGATTGTGAACCGAAAGCGGGTCAGGCTCGCTCTTTGAAGGAGCTGGAGGAACTCAAGATCGAGTTCCTCGGCCGCAAGGGCCGCCTGGCCGCCATCATGGCGGACCTGCGCGAGCTTTCCGACGAAGACAAGCCCGCAGCCGGAAAAAAGGCCAACGAAGTCAAGACGGCGCTCACGGAGCAGCTCGAATCCCGCCAGAAAAGGCTGGAACGGGCCGAAACCGACGAGGGCCTTTCCCGCTTCGATCCCACCCTGCCCGGACGCAAGCCCTGGGCCGGTTCCCTGCATCCCGTGACCCTGGTCATGGACGAAATCTGCGACGTCTTCACCGGACTCGGTTTCGAGGTCGTCTCCGGGCCTGAGGTCGAAAACGACTGGTACAACTTCGAGGCCCTGAACATGCCCCCGGACCACCCGGCCCGCGACATGCAGGACACGCTCTACGTTTCCGACCGCATTTTGCTGCGCACGCATACCTCCTCGCTCCAGATCCGCACCATGCTGGACCGCAAGCCGCCCGTGGCCGCCGTCGCGCCGGGCCGCGTCTACCGCCGCGACTCCGACCTGACCCACACGCCCATGTTCCATCAGATCGAGGGCTTCCTCGCGGACAAGAACGTGAGCATGGCCGACCTGCGCGGAACCCTGGCCTCCTTCGTGCGCCAGCTTTTCGGCGCGGACGTCAGCGTGCGCTTCCGGCCGAGCTTCTTCCCCTTTACGGAACCCAGCGCCGAAGTGGACATTTCCTGCTTCAACTGCGGGGGCAAGGGCGAGAAGGACGGGAACACCTGCCGCGTCTGCAAGGGCACCGGCTGGGTGGAAATCCTCGGCTGCGGCATGATCGACCCCAACGTGTTCAAGTCCGTGGGCTATGATCCCGAAGAAATTCAGGGGTTCGCCTTCGGTCTCGGCGTCGAGCGCGTGGCCATGCTCAAATACGGCATCGGCGACCTGCGCATGTTCTTCGAGAACGACGTACGATTCCTTGAGCAGTTCTGCTAA
- the rplT gene encoding 50S ribosomal protein L20 has protein sequence MRVKRGMAARRRHKKYLKMAKGYRGAGSRLYRTARERVEKALCMAFRGRKERKREFRKLWIVRINAAARLHGLSYSKFINGLKLAGIELNRKVLADMAVRDKDIFAKVAEQAKAHLN, from the coding sequence ATGAGAGTCAAGAGAGGCATGGCGGCCCGTCGTCGCCATAAGAAATATTTGAAGATGGCAAAGGGCTACCGCGGAGCGGGCAGCCGCCTGTACCGTACCGCGCGGGAACGCGTCGAGAAAGCGCTCTGCATGGCTTTCCGCGGCCGCAAGGAGCGCAAGCGCGAGTTCCGCAAGCTGTGGATCGTGCGCATCAACGCCGCCGCTCGCCTGCACGGCCTGTCCTACAGCAAGTTCATCAATGGCCTCAAGCTGGCCGGCATCGAGCTGAACCGCAAAGTTCTCGCCGACATGGCGGTTCGCGACAAGGACATCTTCGCCAAAGTCGCCGAGCAGGCCAAAGCCCATCTGAACTAG
- the rpmI gene encoding 50S ribosomal protein L35, translating into MPKIKTNRSAAKRFEKTGSGKFRRRRKNLRHILTKKNAKRKRRLGQATLVDRTNESAVRRLLPYV; encoded by the coding sequence ATGCCTAAGATCAAGACCAACCGGAGCGCTGCCAAGCGGTTCGAGAAGACCGGGAGCGGCAAGTTTCGCCGCCGCAGGAAAAACCTGCGCCACATCCTGACCAAGAAGAACGCCAAGAGAAAGCGTCGTCTGGGTCAGGCCACCCTGGTGGATCGTACCAACGAGAGCGCTGTCCGTCGTCTGCTGCCCTACGTCTAG
- the infC gene encoding translation initiation factor IF-3, protein MAFRRQERRFPRKDDGVRRNERIRIPKVRVVDEEGNQLGILPTQEALNLARERGLDLVEVAAAADPPVCRIMDYGRFKYQQQKRQQEAKKKQTVIQIKEVKFRPKTDDHDYQTKLRNIVKFLEKGDRCKVTVFFRGREIVHKDRGLMVLERVIEDLKEISKVDQPPSAEGRTMTMLLTPSKK, encoded by the coding sequence ATAGCTTTTCGACGTCAGGAACGCCGATTCCCGCGTAAGGATGATGGCGTCCGCCGCAATGAGCGGATCAGAATTCCCAAGGTCCGTGTGGTCGACGAGGAAGGAAACCAGCTGGGCATTCTGCCCACCCAGGAAGCCTTGAACTTGGCCCGCGAACGAGGTCTCGACCTCGTAGAGGTCGCCGCAGCCGCCGATCCTCCTGTCTGTAGGATTATGGACTACGGCCGTTTCAAGTATCAGCAGCAGAAGCGACAGCAGGAAGCCAAGAAAAAGCAGACGGTCATCCAGATCAAGGAAGTCAAGTTTCGTCCGAAAACCGACGACCACGACTACCAGACCAAGCTGCGTAACATTGTCAAATTTCTCGAAAAAGGCGACCGCTGCAAAGTGACCGTGTTCTTCCGTGGACGAGAGATCGTGCACAAGGACAGGGGCCTTATGGTTCTGGAGCGGGTTATCGAGGACTTGAAGGAAATCTCCAAGGTGGATCAGCCGCCGTCCGCGGAAGGGCGGACCATGACCATGCTGCTCACACCCTCGAAGAAGTAG